A genomic window from Quercus lobata isolate SW786 chromosome 10, ValleyOak3.0 Primary Assembly, whole genome shotgun sequence includes:
- the LOC115963117 gene encoding uncharacterized protein LOC115963117, translating to MSGFQAKLMAAAVALFLLLGDFPAIPASVPHGGGKSWHVSDSKDGSMKTVFIEEDNSQGVNINGKITIASALIEEGNSQCLNINGKTIASVPIEEDNSQAGLKINGKIIASVQRGQRLRNMVYLPDSPHMNERRSHSRTPLFN from the exons ATGAGTGGCTTTCAAGCAAAGTTGATGGCAGCAGCAGTGGCATTATTCCTTCTCCTGGGTGATTTTCCAGCAATTCCTGCGTCAGTTCCACATG GTGGTGGGAAGAGTTGGCATGTATCAGACAGTAAAGATGGCTCAATGAAGACGGTTTTTATTGAAGAAGACAACTCTCAAGGTGTGAACATTAATGGTAAGATAACAATAGCTTCAGCTCTAATTGAAGAAGGCAACTCTCAATGTCTGAACATTAATGGTAAGACAATAGCTTCAGTTCCAATTGAAGAAGACAACTCTCAAGCAGGTCTGAAAATTAATGGTAAGATAATAGCTTCAGTCCAAAGAGGCCAAAGACTTCGAAATATGGTCTATCTTCCCGACTCACCTCACATGAATGAACGAAGATCACATTCGCGTACGCCTCTCTTCAACTAG